In Malania oleifera isolate guangnan ecotype guangnan chromosome 8, ASM2987363v1, whole genome shotgun sequence, a single window of DNA contains:
- the LOC131162685 gene encoding uncharacterized protein LOC131162685 translates to MAKSWRILERPKSLWRKPARLKRSSSLSTVHILVLSDSVRLVTFSSFDWSFVNKGESKGELRSELLSRLKRKKGAMFEVVQDLEHLESRSVEMLCHLEKVFPPFFTIMVHTATHLISEAKVGGPVLYRRMHPIESCN, encoded by the exons ATGGCAAAAT CGTGGAGAATTTTGGAGAGACCAAAATCTTTATGGCGCAAACCTGCAAGGTTGAAGAGGTCTTCATCTCTTTCCACAGTTCATATTCTGGTTCTCTCTGATTCTGTTCGACTCGTAACCTTCAGTTCGTTCGATTGGTCATTTGTCAATAAAGGAGAAAGCAAGGGGGAGCTTCGCTCGGAGCTCTTGAgcagattaaaaagaaaaaag GGGGCTATGTTTGAAGTTGTCCAAGATCTTGAGCATCTTGAGTCTCGAAGTGTAGAGATGTTATGTCACTTGGAAAAGGTTTTTCCTCCATTTTTTACAATTATGGTACATACGGCGACTCATTTGATTTCTGAAGCCAAGGTTGGAGGACCTGTTCTTTATCGAAGGATGCATCCTATTGAGAG